A genomic region of Microtus ochrogaster isolate Prairie Vole_2 chromosome 15, MicOch1.0, whole genome shotgun sequence contains the following coding sequences:
- the Slc52a2 gene encoding solute carrier family 52, riboflavin transporter, member 2 isoform X2: MLLGWSLPSYLSVLVALGNLGLLLVTLWRRLARGKGERIPIQVVQGLSVVGTALLALLWNHVAPVAGQSHSVAFLTLTFVLSLACCASNVTFLPFLSHLPPPFLRSFFLGQGLSALLPCVLALVQGVGRLECLPMLANDTTGPPIQLSPINFSERFSATTFFWVMTALLGTSAAAFQGLLLLLPSSSSVPTVDAGLQIGTPGTEEEEEEEEEVSPLQEPPGQVADTAPSPDPKAHQLFSSRSASLLGLLAVTNALTNGVLPAVQSFSCLPYGRLAYHLAVVLGSSANPLACFLAMAVLCRSLAGLYGLSILGMFFGAYLMTLAVLSPCPPLVGTSAGVVLVVLSWVLCAGVFSYVKVAINSLLHSGGRPALLAAGVAIQVGSLLGAITMFPLTSIYPVFQSVKDCEDQCGP, from the exons ATGCTCCTTG GTTGGAGCCTCCCTTCGTACCTCTCTGTGCTTGTGGCGCTGGGGAACCTGGGTCTGCTGCTGGTGACCCTGTGGAGGCGTTTGGCCCGCGGCAAGGGCGAGCGGATCCCTATCCAAGTGGTGCAGGGACTAAGCGTAGTGGGCACAGCCCTGCTGGCCCTTCTGTGGAACCACGTGGCCCCAGTGGCAGGGCAGTCCCACTCTGTGGCCTTCCTCACGCTGACTTTTGTATTGTCACTGGCCTGCTGTGCTTCTAATGTCACTTTCCTGCCCTTCCTGAGCCACCTGCCCCCTCCCTTTTTACGCTCTTTCTTCCTGGGCCAGGGCCTAAGTGCCCTGTTGCCTTGTGTGCTAGCCCTGGTGCAGGGGGTGGGCCGCCTTGAGTGTCTGCCCATGCTGGCCAATGATACCACTGGGCCTCCTATCCAGCTGTCCCCCATCAATTTCTCCGAGCGTTTTTCTGCCACCACTTTCTTCTGGGTTATGACTGCCCTTCTGGGCACTTCTGCTGCTGCCTTCCAAGGTCTCCTGTTACTACTGCCATCTTCATCCTCTGTCCCCACGGTGGATGCAGGGCTTCAGATAGGAACACCaggaacagaggaggaagaggaagaggaagaagaggtctCACCGTTGCAGGAACCACCAGGCCAGGTGGCAGACACTGCTCCCAGCCCAGACCCTAAGGCCCATCAGCTGTTCTCTTCCCGAAGTGCCAGTCTACTGGGGCTGCTGGCTGTCACCAATGCTCTGACCAACGGTGTGCTGCCTGCTGTACAGAGCTTTTCCTGCCTGCCCTACGGGCGCCTAGCCTACCACTTGGCTGTCGTACTGGGTAGCTCCGCCAACCCCCTTGCCTGTTTTCTGGCCATGGCAGTgctgtgcag GTCTCTGGCAGGGCTGTATGGTCTGTCTATTCTGGGCATGTTCTTTGGAGCCTACCTGATGACACTGGCAGTCTTAAGTCCCTGTCCTCCTCTGGTGGGCACCTCTGCAGGTGTGGTCCTTGTG GTGCTCTCGTGGGTACTGTGTGCGGGCGTGTTCTCATACGTCAAGGTGGCGATCAATTCCCTGCTGCACAGTGGAGGCCGGCCAGCACTGCTTGCAGCTGGTGTGGCTATCCAGGTGGGCTCTCTGCTGGGTGCCATTACCATGTTCCCTCTCACCAGCATCTATCCAGTATTTCAGAGTGTAAAGGACTGTGAGGACCAGTGTGGCCCCTGA
- the Slc52a2 gene encoding solute carrier family 52, riboflavin transporter, member 2 isoform X1, with amino-acid sequence MAAPPLGRLVLTHLFVALFGMGSWAAVNGIWVELPVVTKELPEGWSLPSYLSVLVALGNLGLLLVTLWRRLARGKGERIPIQVVQGLSVVGTALLALLWNHVAPVAGQSHSVAFLTLTFVLSLACCASNVTFLPFLSHLPPPFLRSFFLGQGLSALLPCVLALVQGVGRLECLPMLANDTTGPPIQLSPINFSERFSATTFFWVMTALLGTSAAAFQGLLLLLPSSSSVPTVDAGLQIGTPGTEEEEEEEEEVSPLQEPPGQVADTAPSPDPKAHQLFSSRSASLLGLLAVTNALTNGVLPAVQSFSCLPYGRLAYHLAVVLGSSANPLACFLAMAVLCRSLAGLYGLSILGMFFGAYLMTLAVLSPCPPLVGTSAGVVLVVLSWVLCAGVFSYVKVAINSLLHSGGRPALLAAGVAIQVGSLLGAITMFPLTSIYPVFQSVKDCEDQCGP; translated from the exons ATGGCAGCACCTCCGCTGGGCCGACTGGTGCTGACCCATCTGTTCGTGGCCCTCTTCGGCATGGGCTCCTGGGCTGCGGTCAACGGGATCTGGGTAGAGCTGCCTGTAGTGACGAAAGAGCTCCCAGAGG GTTGGAGCCTCCCTTCGTACCTCTCTGTGCTTGTGGCGCTGGGGAACCTGGGTCTGCTGCTGGTGACCCTGTGGAGGCGTTTGGCCCGCGGCAAGGGCGAGCGGATCCCTATCCAAGTGGTGCAGGGACTAAGCGTAGTGGGCACAGCCCTGCTGGCCCTTCTGTGGAACCACGTGGCCCCAGTGGCAGGGCAGTCCCACTCTGTGGCCTTCCTCACGCTGACTTTTGTATTGTCACTGGCCTGCTGTGCTTCTAATGTCACTTTCCTGCCCTTCCTGAGCCACCTGCCCCCTCCCTTTTTACGCTCTTTCTTCCTGGGCCAGGGCCTAAGTGCCCTGTTGCCTTGTGTGCTAGCCCTGGTGCAGGGGGTGGGCCGCCTTGAGTGTCTGCCCATGCTGGCCAATGATACCACTGGGCCTCCTATCCAGCTGTCCCCCATCAATTTCTCCGAGCGTTTTTCTGCCACCACTTTCTTCTGGGTTATGACTGCCCTTCTGGGCACTTCTGCTGCTGCCTTCCAAGGTCTCCTGTTACTACTGCCATCTTCATCCTCTGTCCCCACGGTGGATGCAGGGCTTCAGATAGGAACACCaggaacagaggaggaagaggaagaggaagaagaggtctCACCGTTGCAGGAACCACCAGGCCAGGTGGCAGACACTGCTCCCAGCCCAGACCCTAAGGCCCATCAGCTGTTCTCTTCCCGAAGTGCCAGTCTACTGGGGCTGCTGGCTGTCACCAATGCTCTGACCAACGGTGTGCTGCCTGCTGTACAGAGCTTTTCCTGCCTGCCCTACGGGCGCCTAGCCTACCACTTGGCTGTCGTACTGGGTAGCTCCGCCAACCCCCTTGCCTGTTTTCTGGCCATGGCAGTgctgtgcag GTCTCTGGCAGGGCTGTATGGTCTGTCTATTCTGGGCATGTTCTTTGGAGCCTACCTGATGACACTGGCAGTCTTAAGTCCCTGTCCTCCTCTGGTGGGCACCTCTGCAGGTGTGGTCCTTGTG GTGCTCTCGTGGGTACTGTGTGCGGGCGTGTTCTCATACGTCAAGGTGGCGATCAATTCCCTGCTGCACAGTGGAGGCCGGCCAGCACTGCTTGCAGCTGGTGTGGCTATCCAGGTGGGCTCTCTGCTGGGTGCCATTACCATGTTCCCTCTCACCAGCATCTATCCAGTATTTCAGAGTGTAAAGGACTGTGAGGACCAGTGTGGCCCCTGA